In one Nitrososphaera viennensis EN76 genomic region, the following are encoded:
- a CDS encoding NAD(P)/FAD-dependent oxidoreductase: MHAHTEMKVAVVGIGVAGAYLMNRLSDMHDVHVTGFERMPEDQHDAVCAWATCENVMSGLAKNCGLNFDEYVLHQGRHMKVDLNSDYVDLKLKGMVSYDKLKLIQDMIKGTDIKFGRAPRKEELEPDFDLIIDATGFHRNYLPRLENELWIPCVQYKVRYKPGREPFDDFYLKAFPSMTGYFWYFPLGNGYAHIGAGDFAKAHNPLVEEFLKKHECEAVIKKVGRPVRISPPANCEPFTDGRKCVGVGESIGTVFALLGEGIIPSTWCADLFVQNMHDLQAYRDAVMKKFEIYSLIFKFVQLKIQGKFSMVRHAGDMLKIYLHMKGEEDRYGMAVRMADMLKVSQI; encoded by the coding sequence GTGCACGCACATACAGAGATGAAGGTCGCAGTCGTGGGCATCGGCGTCGCCGGCGCATACCTCATGAACCGGCTTTCTGACATGCACGACGTTCACGTGACGGGCTTTGAGCGCATGCCGGAGGACCAGCATGACGCCGTGTGCGCATGGGCCACGTGCGAAAACGTCATGTCCGGCCTTGCGAAAAACTGCGGCCTCAATTTCGACGAATATGTCCTGCACCAGGGCAGGCACATGAAGGTCGACCTGAACTCTGACTATGTTGATCTAAAGCTGAAGGGGATGGTCAGCTATGACAAGCTGAAACTAATCCAGGACATGATAAAGGGGACCGACATCAAGTTCGGCAGGGCGCCAAGAAAGGAGGAATTAGAACCGGATTTTGACCTCATAATCGACGCGACAGGCTTTCACAGGAACTACCTGCCCCGCCTCGAAAACGAGCTGTGGATACCCTGCGTGCAGTACAAGGTGCGCTACAAGCCTGGGCGCGAGCCCTTTGACGATTTCTACCTGAAGGCGTTCCCGTCGATGACGGGCTATTTCTGGTACTTCCCTCTTGGAAACGGCTACGCCCACATCGGCGCCGGCGACTTTGCCAAGGCGCACAACCCGCTTGTGGAAGAGTTTTTGAAAAAGCACGAGTGCGAAGCCGTCATCAAAAAAGTGGGAAGGCCGGTGCGCATCAGCCCTCCTGCAAACTGCGAGCCGTTCACCGACGGCCGCAAGTGCGTGGGCGTGGGCGAGTCGATAGGGACCGTGTTTGCGCTCCTCGGCGAGGGCATAATCCCGTCGACCTGGTGTGCCGACCTGTTTGTACAGAACATGCACGACCTGCAAGCGTACCGCGACGCGGTGATGAAAAAGTTCGAGATCTATTCGCTCATCTTCAAGTTCGTGCAGCTAAAGATACAGGGCAAGTTCAGCATGGTCCGGCACGCCGGCGACATGCTCAAGATCTACCTGCACATGAAGGGCGAGGAAGACAGGTACGGCATGGCCGTCAGGATGGCCGACATGCTCAAGGTGTCGCAGATCTAA
- a CDS encoding MTH1187 family thiamine-binding protein, giving the protein MAVHAEISVIPVTGSTSMGREVALAFDAIRETKGVKATLTALGTQIEAEDISAVLAAIKAAHAAVKKAGTARIISSVKIDERLDKDQSLEAKVRSVKKRLA; this is encoded by the coding sequence ATGGCAGTGCACGCAGAGATAAGCGTGATTCCGGTAACTGGCAGTACCAGCATGGGCAGGGAGGTTGCGCTTGCGTTTGACGCCATCAGAGAAACAAAAGGCGTCAAAGCCACGCTCACGGCGCTTGGCACCCAGATAGAGGCAGAGGACATTTCCGCGGTGCTCGCAGCGATAAAGGCCGCGCACGCCGCAGTCAAAAAGGCCGGCACGGCAAGGATAATCTCCTCGGTAAAAATAGACGAGAGGCTTGACAAGGACCAGAGCCTCGAAGCAAAGGTCAGGTCCGTAAAAAAGAGGCTTGCCTAG
- a CDS encoding sensor histidine kinase, with the protein MAELSSSRKEGEKTEVLYGVESAVGQGIKFMSNVKKQMDICFDSKGPSIVVEIDSYRNGYIDIRKRGGKIRAFTEITRDNVGYCKELMKLVDELRHLDGVRGGIAVNEKEYMATTCLEKGKPLTQVIYSNAPEMVRQGQYIFDTLWSKAIPAEYKIREIEEGIEPEKTEVVFGTERIIDITLQGFHTITKRFDNCMDCTGPRAFVRVEPVWKGLLDLKNRGIMLRFITEITRENVPDCKKLMKIAELRHLDKVKGNFGIADGRDYRASANVKNGRPPSQLVRSTVQQFVEQQQHFFETLWEKALPAEKRIRELQAGVQLESIETITDPHRVQSLAFELASSAKNEILAIFSTSNAFRRQERAGLVQMLTGKAKEVRDLQIRIMTPIDDAIKDTARKLKARLQQQIEIRGIEPSLRTGVSLLVVDRKYSLAVELKDDTKETSIEAMGLATYSNSKATVLSYASIFESLWHQTELYERIRQLYEQLKVHNETQKEFINIAAHELRTPIQPIIGLTEILYQKEGNGGGGSSGNGEHHNLLRIINRNANRLNRLTESLLDVARIESQSLRLDKEIFSLNNVITDVAADMEKSADVGNKVKFLFSCPDRDVFVNADRGRITQVMYNLLSNAVKFAGGGTVWITLAKELNDDGQFAILSVRDSGSGIDPEILPRLFTKFASKSEKGTGLGLFISKGIVEAHGGRIWAKNNRDGRGATFAFSLPLSGKHPDKSG; encoded by the coding sequence ATGGCTGAATTATCATCTAGCCGCAAAGAAGGAGAAAAGACCGAGGTTCTTTACGGCGTAGAGAGTGCAGTAGGCCAGGGAATCAAGTTTATGTCAAATGTAAAAAAGCAGATGGATATCTGTTTTGACAGCAAGGGGCCGTCCATAGTCGTTGAAATCGATTCGTACAGGAATGGATACATCGACATCAGGAAAAGGGGCGGAAAAATAAGGGCCTTTACCGAAATTACAAGGGACAACGTCGGCTATTGCAAAGAACTGATGAAGTTGGTTGACGAGCTGCGCCACCTGGACGGCGTCAGGGGCGGCATTGCAGTCAACGAAAAGGAGTACATGGCGACCACCTGCCTGGAGAAGGGCAAGCCCCTCACGCAGGTCATTTACAGCAATGCCCCAGAGATGGTAAGGCAGGGACAGTACATCTTTGACACGCTATGGAGCAAGGCCATACCGGCAGAATACAAGATAAGAGAGATTGAAGAAGGGATAGAGCCTGAAAAGACCGAGGTGGTGTTCGGCACGGAGCGCATAATCGACATCACGCTGCAGGGCTTTCACACCATAACGAAAAGGTTTGACAATTGCATGGATTGCACCGGGCCGCGTGCATTTGTCAGGGTCGAGCCGGTATGGAAGGGGCTCCTTGACCTCAAAAACAGGGGGATAATGCTGAGGTTCATCACCGAGATAACCAGGGAAAACGTCCCTGACTGCAAGAAACTGATGAAGATAGCAGAGCTGCGCCACCTGGACAAGGTCAAGGGCAATTTTGGCATAGCCGACGGAAGGGATTACAGGGCCAGCGCAAACGTCAAGAATGGGCGGCCCCCGTCGCAACTTGTCCGGAGCACCGTCCAGCAATTTGTAGAGCAGCAGCAGCATTTCTTTGAGACCCTGTGGGAAAAGGCGTTGCCTGCGGAAAAGAGGATCAGGGAACTGCAGGCAGGCGTCCAGCTGGAATCAATCGAGACCATAACCGACCCTCACAGGGTCCAGAGCCTGGCGTTCGAGCTTGCCTCTTCGGCCAAGAACGAGATTCTGGCGATATTCTCGACTTCCAACGCTTTCAGGCGCCAGGAGCGTGCAGGACTGGTACAGATGCTGACAGGGAAGGCGAAAGAAGTACGCGACCTGCAAATCAGGATCATGACGCCAATTGATGACGCAATCAAAGACACGGCGAGAAAACTAAAGGCAAGGTTGCAGCAGCAAATCGAGATAAGAGGCATCGAGCCGTCCCTGCGAACCGGGGTCTCGCTCCTGGTGGTAGACAGGAAATACTCGCTGGCCGTGGAGCTGAAGGACGACACGAAAGAAACCTCCATCGAAGCAATGGGACTTGCCACGTATTCAAACAGCAAGGCCACGGTCCTGTCGTACGCCTCGATATTTGAGAGCCTGTGGCACCAGACGGAACTGTACGAGCGAATAAGGCAATTGTACGAGCAGCTGAAGGTGCACAACGAGACGCAAAAAGAGTTCATCAACATAGCTGCTCACGAGCTGAGGACGCCCATCCAGCCAATAATCGGGCTGACAGAGATCCTGTACCAGAAAGAGGGCAACGGCGGTGGTGGTAGTAGTGGTAATGGCGAGCACCACAACCTGCTTAGAATCATCAACAGAAATGCAAACAGGCTGAACAGGCTCACGGAAAGCCTGCTGGATGTTGCAAGGATAGAGAGCCAGTCGCTCCGGCTGGACAAGGAAATATTCTCCCTGAACAACGTGATAACAGACGTCGCTGCGGACATGGAGAAATCAGCCGATGTCGGCAACAAAGTAAAATTTTTGTTCTCGTGCCCAGACAGGGATGTTTTCGTAAATGCGGACAGGGGAAGGATAACCCAGGTCATGTACAACCTCCTGAGCAACGCCGTCAAGTTCGCCGGAGGAGGAACCGTGTGGATCACTCTTGCAAAAGAGTTGAACGATGACGGCCAGTTTGCCATCCTTTCAGTCAGGGATTCCGGCTCAGGAATAGATCCCGAAATATTGCCAAGATTGTTTACAAAGTTTGCCAGCAAGTCGGAAAAGGGCACGGGGCTTGGATTGTTCATTTCAAAAGGCATCGTAGAAGCGCACGGCGGCAGGATATGGGCCAAGAACAACAGAGATGGCAGGGGCGCGACGTTTGCGTTTAGCCTGCCCCTTTCAGGCAAGCACCCTGATAAATCAGGCTAA
- the ftsY gene encoding signal recognition particle-docking protein FtsY → MFDKLKKALSGAAKSIGQKEISEKILDDTLLDLQIELLESDVAQEVVDDLSARLKKDLLGLKLEKGQDASQVIESKLQEIVAGIFARAGRLDIVEKIRAKKEAKQGPFVIVFLGINGTGKTTTVAKVGNLLRKSGISVVVAAGDTHRAGAIEQLTQHAERLSLKVIAQRYGADPSAVGRDAVDYAKKHYIDAVLIDTAGRMQTSKNLMDEMSKIVRVVKPDIKLFVGDSLAGNDTINQAREFFQYANFDGAILTKIDADAKGGAAISIAHLTSKPIAYVGVGQGYDDMIPFDPDKFITSLFGSAAVSVQDLMSAPLPPPPPPTTTIPPRPEQEPEAQQEKEPEPRPAAAAASASPLFPSRVEQEPAKEEPKKDDDRDLPPPPPSPPVQASPPPPPPPPSSPPPAPEPVVREEPRAEKKSRFGGLFGRKKDDNSEDRRRREEEEERRKAEESNKRKEEEEERQRRKEEEQRKKDEDQQRKKREEEERKRKEKEEKKKRKDDKDSKKDDVVYLTDEDIEDLLK, encoded by the coding sequence ATGTTTGACAAGCTCAAGAAGGCTTTATCCGGAGCCGCAAAGAGCATCGGCCAGAAGGAGATAAGCGAAAAGATACTCGACGACACGCTCCTCGACCTCCAGATAGAGCTCCTTGAAAGCGACGTCGCGCAGGAGGTGGTCGACGACCTTTCTGCCAGGCTGAAAAAGGACCTGCTTGGGCTAAAGCTGGAAAAAGGGCAGGATGCAAGCCAGGTAATCGAGTCAAAACTACAGGAAATAGTTGCCGGGATTTTTGCCCGCGCAGGCAGGCTTGACATCGTGGAGAAAATCCGGGCAAAAAAGGAGGCAAAGCAGGGCCCGTTTGTAATCGTGTTTCTTGGCATCAACGGCACCGGCAAGACCACGACTGTCGCCAAGGTGGGAAACCTCCTGCGCAAGAGCGGCATTTCTGTAGTGGTCGCCGCAGGCGACACGCACAGGGCCGGCGCCATCGAGCAACTGACGCAGCACGCCGAGCGCCTGTCTCTAAAAGTGATTGCGCAGAGGTACGGCGCAGACCCGTCGGCGGTCGGCCGCGACGCAGTTGACTATGCGAAAAAGCACTACATCGACGCCGTCCTCATAGACACCGCCGGCAGGATGCAGACGTCCAAGAACCTCATGGACGAGATGTCCAAGATCGTCCGCGTGGTCAAGCCGGACATCAAGCTTTTTGTAGGCGACTCGCTTGCGGGAAACGACACGATAAACCAGGCCCGCGAGTTCTTCCAGTACGCCAACTTTGACGGCGCCATCCTCACAAAGATAGATGCCGATGCCAAGGGGGGCGCCGCGATTTCGATAGCGCACCTCACCTCAAAGCCGATTGCCTATGTGGGAGTAGGCCAGGGATACGACGACATGATACCTTTTGACCCCGACAAGTTCATCACGTCGCTGTTTGGAAGCGCGGCCGTGAGCGTGCAGGACCTGATGTCAGCGCCGCTCCCGCCTCCTCCTCCTCCTACTACTACTATACCACCGCGTCCTGAGCAAGAGCCAGAGGCACAGCAAGAAAAAGAACCAGAGCCGCGGCCCGCGGCTGCGGCGGCAAGCGCGTCGCCGCTTTTTCCTTCGCGCGTAGAACAAGAGCCTGCAAAGGAAGAGCCAAAGAAGGATGACGACCGCGACCTTCCCCCACCTCCTCCTTCGCCGCCCGTGCAGGCAAGCCCTCCTCCGCCTCCACCGCCGCCCTCATCACCGCCTCCCGCGCCGGAACCTGTCGTGAGGGAAGAGCCGAGAGCGGAAAAGAAGAGCCGCTTTGGAGGGCTGTTTGGCCGCAAGAAAGATGATAACAGCGAGGACAGGCGCAGGCGCGAAGAGGAGGAAGAACGACGCAAGGCCGAAGAATCGAACAAGCGCAAAGAAGAGGAAGAAGAGCGCCAGCGCAGAAAAGAGGAGGAGCAGCGCAAGAAGGACGAGGATCAGCAGCGGAAAAAGCGCGAAGAGGAGGAACGCAAGCGCAAGGAGAAAGAGGAGAAGAAAAAGCGCAAAGATGATAAGGATAGCAAGAAAGACGATGTTGTATACCTGACAGATGAAGACATTGAAGACCTCCTCAAGTAG
- the pfdA gene encoding prefoldin subunit alpha, whose amino-acid sequence MHTDSSGHSHDNHSHHDHPHPHDHSHDHGQHSHEHEQAHALEQQLNEMVQQGRVLEAYMNDVMNRQAAVGRMLEEARIASATIQGISAEADSETLMPIGIGVYVKTSVPAAKKLLVSLGSGVTIEKSRDDALNYVEARIKEYEVAMRQLEGQRQQIAMQMEQVQQQVNMMLRAAQSRQG is encoded by the coding sequence ATGCATACCGATTCTTCCGGGCACTCGCACGATAATCATTCACATCACGATCATCCTCATCCTCATGATCATTCCCACGATCACGGGCAGCACTCTCACGAGCATGAGCAGGCCCACGCGCTAGAGCAGCAGCTGAACGAGATGGTCCAGCAGGGCAGGGTGCTGGAGGCGTACATGAACGACGTCATGAACCGCCAGGCGGCGGTCGGCAGGATGCTTGAAGAGGCTCGCATCGCGTCAGCCACCATCCAGGGCATCAGCGCAGAGGCAGACAGCGAGACTCTGATGCCAATAGGCATTGGCGTGTACGTCAAGACAAGCGTGCCGGCGGCAAAGAAGCTCCTGGTGAGCCTCGGCTCGGGAGTCACCATCGAAAAGAGCAGGGACGACGCGCTCAACTACGTCGAGGCGCGAATCAAGGAATACGAGGTGGCCATGAGGCAGCTTGAGGGCCAGCGCCAGCAGATCGCCATGCAGATGGAGCAGGTCCAGCAGCAGGTGAACATGATGCTCCGCGCCGCCCAGTCGCGCCAGGGCTAA
- a CDS encoding DUF763 domain-containing protein: MLRRTQFINLPLHTGHPPAYLMRRMVRLSHAMAKVLVDAYGQQEFLRRLSDPLWFQAFGCVLGFDWHSSGVTTVVTGVLKQSLSPDVHGIAIAGGKGRKSTSAMSDIPKLAGDFGLSSAKTESLLYASKMSAKVDSAAVQDGYSLYHHAILFDERGDWAVVQQGMNAENRMARRYHWVSDSLKQQGGYVLAPHAGIICEQKTARTLDMTSKESQESQKVSLDLARGDTNNLKSSIYKLTAENTLDRWLLGGEPTKNMTGYEMPRRLDWDLFSRIYDVQPKNYEELLSMQGVGAATVRALALVSELIYGTPASWQDPVKYSFAHGGKDGVPHPVARKVYDQSIKYLEGAIDGAELEREERTAALKKLAKFSETMFPSSEGEGGEGQLS; this comes from the coding sequence GTGTTGCGCCGGACCCAGTTCATCAACCTGCCCCTGCACACCGGACACCCGCCGGCCTACCTCATGCGCCGTATGGTCAGGCTGTCGCACGCAATGGCAAAGGTCCTGGTGGACGCCTACGGCCAGCAAGAGTTTTTGCGCAGGCTCTCCGACCCGCTGTGGTTCCAGGCGTTTGGCTGCGTCCTTGGCTTTGACTGGCACTCTTCCGGCGTCACGACGGTCGTGACAGGCGTGCTAAAGCAGTCGCTTTCGCCCGACGTGCACGGCATCGCAATAGCGGGCGGCAAGGGCAGAAAGTCAACCTCTGCCATGTCTGACATTCCAAAGCTTGCCGGTGATTTCGGCCTGTCGTCTGCAAAGACCGAGTCGCTGCTGTACGCAAGCAAGATGTCTGCCAAGGTGGACAGCGCGGCGGTGCAGGACGGCTATTCGCTCTACCACCATGCGATATTGTTTGACGAGCGAGGCGACTGGGCGGTGGTGCAGCAGGGCATGAACGCGGAGAACAGGATGGCCCGGCGCTACCACTGGGTATCTGACAGCCTGAAACAACAAGGAGGGTACGTGCTTGCGCCGCACGCCGGCATAATCTGCGAGCAGAAAACGGCAAGGACGCTTGACATGACCTCCAAAGAGTCGCAGGAAAGCCAAAAGGTCTCACTCGACCTTGCGCGGGGCGACACAAACAACCTGAAATCGTCGATATACAAGCTGACGGCTGAAAACACGCTTGACCGGTGGCTGCTGGGAGGAGAACCTACAAAGAACATGACCGGCTACGAGATGCCCCGCCGGCTTGACTGGGACCTTTTCAGCAGGATATACGACGTCCAGCCGAAAAACTATGAAGAGCTCCTGTCGATGCAGGGAGTCGGCGCGGCCACGGTGAGGGCGCTTGCGCTCGTGTCGGAACTCATATACGGCACGCCGGCGTCGTGGCAGGACCCTGTCAAGTACAGCTTTGCCCACGGCGGCAAGGACGGCGTGCCGCACCCCGTTGCGCGCAAGGTCTACGACCAGTCGATAAAGTACCTTGAAGGGGCAATAGACGGCGCCGAGCTGGAGCGGGAGGAGCGCACCGCCGCGCTGAAAAAGCTGGCGAAATTTTCAGAGACCATGTTCCCGTCTTCGGAAGGAGAAGGAGGGGAAGGGCAGTTAAGTTAA
- the argF gene encoding ornithine carbamoyltransferase, which translates to MKTLKTSSSSSKRDLLSMQDLSAADIQAILKLAAKLKKEQKAGKARPLLRGKTLGMIFQKPSTRTRVSFEVGMSQLGGSAIYLGSTDIQLARGETIEDTAKTLSRYVDCLMARVYDHADVQKLAASASIPVINGLSDAFHPCQILADLLTIREHKKKLEGLRMAWLGDGDNVCNDLLLAAAKTGISMAAACPAGYEPLEGVVKTAKAEGKKTGAEITVTADPATAAKDADIVVTDTFISIGKEGERATRESVFLPKYQVNAGMMRLAKKDAIFMHCLPAKRGQEVTADVIDGPQSVVWDEAENRLHAQKAVLCMLMKKAA; encoded by the coding sequence ATGAAGACATTGAAGACCTCCTCAAGTAGCAGCAAGCGCGACCTGCTCAGCATGCAGGACCTTTCGGCCGCAGACATACAGGCCATCCTGAAATTGGCGGCAAAGCTAAAGAAGGAGCAAAAGGCCGGCAAGGCCCGCCCGCTCTTGCGCGGAAAAACCCTTGGCATGATATTCCAGAAACCATCAACGCGAACGCGCGTCAGCTTTGAAGTGGGCATGAGCCAGCTTGGCGGAAGCGCGATATACCTCGGCTCAACCGACATCCAGCTTGCCCGGGGCGAGACCATCGAGGACACCGCCAAGACCCTTTCGCGCTATGTCGACTGCCTTATGGCCCGCGTCTACGACCACGCAGACGTGCAGAAACTCGCCGCCTCTGCGTCGATACCTGTAATTAACGGGCTTTCAGACGCGTTCCACCCGTGCCAGATACTTGCCGACCTCCTGACTATACGGGAGCACAAGAAAAAGCTGGAGGGCCTGCGCATGGCTTGGCTTGGCGACGGCGACAACGTCTGCAACGACCTCCTGCTGGCTGCCGCAAAGACAGGCATCAGCATGGCAGCGGCGTGCCCCGCCGGCTATGAGCCGCTTGAAGGCGTTGTAAAGACTGCCAAGGCAGAGGGCAAGAAAACCGGCGCCGAGATAACAGTCACCGCAGACCCTGCCACGGCCGCAAAGGACGCCGACATTGTCGTCACCGACACGTTCATCTCTATTGGCAAGGAGGGCGAGCGCGCCACCCGCGAATCCGTGTTCCTTCCAAAGTACCAGGTAAACGCCGGGATGATGCGGCTTGCAAAAAAAGACGCGATTTTCATGCACTGCCTGCCGGCAAAGCGCGGCCAGGAGGTGACGGCCGACGTCATCGACGGCCCGCAGTCTGTTGTGTGGGACGAGGCGGAAAACCGCCTGCACGCGCAAAAGGCCGTCCTGTGCATGCTCATGAAGAAGGCTGCCTAG
- a CDS encoding Rieske (2Fe-2S) protein, whose protein sequence is MAKVVVGKASEIGPGQMAHVTAGGKEVLVANIGGVFYAAGNTCNHAGAELHEGTLDGKELTCPWHGAKWDVTTGEMIWFPQKLKPIGSYKVSVENGTVYVEV, encoded by the coding sequence ATGGCTAAAGTCGTTGTCGGCAAGGCGTCAGAGATAGGCCCGGGCCAGATGGCCCACGTGACGGCTGGCGGAAAGGAGGTTCTGGTGGCAAACATCGGGGGCGTGTTTTACGCTGCAGGAAACACCTGCAACCACGCCGGGGCAGAGCTCCACGAAGGGACGCTCGACGGAAAAGAGCTGACCTGCCCCTGGCATGGAGCCAAGTGGGACGTCACTACGGGAGAGATGATCTGGTTTCCACAAAAGCTCAAGCCTATTGGCTCGTACAAGGTGTCGGTGGAAAACGGCACCGTCTACGTGGAGGTCTAG
- a CDS encoding DedA family protein, with protein MRAALAVIVLASAGLLSQVADSISLLIVQYGYPAVFAAAFLEMVFPPIPSEIVFPLVGFTAQSNGLGLENALGMAAVGALGSTAGAIVIYLVARKIGRAAILRYGRYIRMGEDDLKKAEGWFAKYGPAAVFAARMVPGVRELISIPAGIGGMKIARFTVFTFAGSLVWSTALTLVGFYVGGAWNAVAEELSAAFTIVGAVVLAGLAATIAVWYMRRKKKKSARQPSS; from the coding sequence ATGCGAGCGGCCCTTGCTGTCATAGTCCTTGCGAGCGCGGGGCTGCTTTCCCAGGTCGCAGACAGCATTTCGTTGCTGATAGTGCAGTACGGCTACCCGGCAGTGTTTGCGGCCGCGTTTCTTGAAATGGTCTTTCCGCCGATACCAAGCGAGATAGTCTTTCCCCTGGTCGGCTTTACGGCGCAGAGCAACGGCCTCGGCCTAGAAAACGCGCTCGGAATGGCGGCGGTTGGCGCGCTGGGCTCTACTGCAGGGGCAATCGTCATCTACCTTGTTGCCAGAAAGATTGGCCGCGCGGCAATCCTCCGCTACGGCAGGTACATCCGCATGGGCGAGGACGACCTGAAAAAGGCGGAAGGCTGGTTTGCAAAATACGGCCCTGCCGCAGTGTTTGCCGCAAGGATGGTGCCTGGAGTCAGGGAGCTCATATCCATACCGGCAGGGATCGGCGGGATGAAGATCGCGCGTTTTACGGTCTTTACGTTTGCCGGCTCGCTCGTGTGGTCCACGGCCCTCACCCTTGTCGGGTTTTACGTGGGCGGGGCGTGGAACGCGGTCGCAGAAGAGCTGTCGGCGGCGTTTACCATAGTAGGCGCCGTCGTACTGGCAGGCCTGGCGGCAACAATAGCCGTGTGGTACATGAGACGCAAGAAGAAAAAGTCTGCTAGGCAGCCTTCTTCATGA
- a CDS encoding methyltransferase domain-containing protein, translating to MNIAEFMSTLPQNVVKGESVELPEHAIEQMFKLAGLKKSDTFFHLGCGQGWAVALAARKFGVKKAVGIEIDEKAAAKARRKTARLKNAEIVAGDIRDADISGATVVLFWFSDPGIVDAMVKKFRKELKEGARVITIWSPPGMMLPQKVDFPFFVCTKPFKYAASVRQQIKAVYGNKCIDFTAAWLLAERYIDALGVVPGQYRRFVNMLQSMVIWINAWNMGVTCEDGVPPPVNAYLGILREFFGIDMKDLFTREPKDESMTTMVSPNDKMGCC from the coding sequence TTGAACATAGCCGAGTTCATGTCGACGCTTCCCCAGAACGTGGTAAAGGGCGAGTCTGTAGAGCTGCCAGAGCACGCGATTGAGCAGATGTTCAAGCTTGCCGGCCTGAAAAAAAGCGACACCTTTTTCCACCTTGGGTGCGGCCAGGGATGGGCAGTCGCGCTTGCCGCCAGGAAATTTGGCGTCAAAAAAGCAGTAGGTATAGAGATAGACGAAAAGGCGGCCGCAAAGGCGCGGCGCAAGACAGCCCGGCTGAAAAATGCCGAGATAGTGGCAGGCGACATCCGCGACGCGGACATCTCTGGCGCCACCGTGGTCCTGTTCTGGTTCAGCGATCCCGGGATCGTGGACGCCATGGTCAAGAAATTCAGAAAAGAGCTGAAGGAAGGCGCCCGCGTAATCACCATCTGGTCCCCGCCGGGGATGATGCTTCCGCAAAAGGTCGACTTTCCGTTCTTTGTATGCACCAAGCCCTTCAAGTATGCGGCGTCTGTCAGGCAGCAGATAAAGGCAGTCTATGGCAACAAGTGCATCGACTTTACCGCCGCCTGGCTGCTTGCCGAGCGCTACATCGACGCGCTCGGGGTCGTGCCGGGCCAGTACCGGCGCTTTGTGAACATGCTGCAGAGCATGGTGATATGGATAAACGCGTGGAACATGGGAGTCACGTGCGAGGACGGCGTGCCGCCGCCCGTCAATGCGTACCTGGGCATCCTGCGCGAGTTTTTCGGCATCGACATGAAGGACCTGTTCACGCGGGAGCCAAAGGACGAAAGCATGACGACGATGGTATCCCCAAACGACAAGATGGGCTGCTGCTGA